One part of the Rhizophagus irregularis chromosome 25, complete sequence genome encodes these proteins:
- a CDS encoding D-lactate ferricytochrome c oxidoreductase: protein MYKLPSQTSFFFVSKQIANKITRPASFTLVGRRSYAATSTDKEFDTVVIGGGPGGYVAAIKAAQLGLKTACIEKRGTLGGTCLNIGCIPSKALLNNSHIYHQTKHELKDRGIDVSDVKLNLAAMMKAKEKAVTGLTRGIEGLFKKNKVTYVKGHGKLIGLNEIEVDGLDGNKTTLKAKNIIIATGSEPTPFKGLEVDEKQIVTSTGALSLEKVPKKMLVIGGGIIGLELGSVWHRLGADVTVVEYLGSIGAGMDGESAKSFFRILQKQGLKFKLNTKVIDASKKEDKVYVNVESAKGGDKETLEADVVLVSIGRRPYTENLGLENVGIDVDERGRIKIDSQFQTNKPHIFCIGDVTYGAMLAHKAEEEGIAAVETIKVGYGHVNYDAIPSVIYTHPEVAWCGKTEEAVKETKKPYRVGTFPFAANSRARTNDDSDGFVKIISDSETDQVLGVHIIGPNAGEMIGEAVLAMEYGASSEDIARTCHAHPTLSEALKEAAMATYDKPIHF from the exons ATGTACAAATTACCTAGtcaaacttcttttttt TTTGTAAGTAAACAAATCGCCAATAAAATTACCAGACCAGCAAGTTTTACGTTAGTTGGTCGTAGGTCGTATGCTGCAACTTCTACTG ACAAGGAGTTCGATACTGTTGTAATTGGCGGTGGCCCAGGAGGTTATGTGGCTGCTATTAAAGCTGCTCAGCTGGGTTTAAAG ACTGCGTGCATTGAAAAAAGAGGAACACTTGGTGGAACCTGTTTAAATATTGGATGTATTCCTTCTAAGGCATTGTTGAACAATTCCCATATTTATCATCAAACAAAACATGAATTAAAAGATAGAGGAATCGATG TTTCGGATGTGAAACTGAACTTGGCCGCAATGATGAAGGCCAAGGAAAAAGCCGTTACAGGACTTACTCGGGGAATTGaaggattatttaaaaagaataaggTTACTTATGTTAAGGGACATGGAAAATTAATTGGGTTAAACGAAATTGAAGTAGATGGATTAGATGGAAATAAAACTACATTAAAGgcgaaaaatattataattgcaACTGGATCAGAGCCAACGCCATTTAAAGGTTTAGag GTTGACGAAAAACAAATAGTTACATCTACGGGAGCTCTTTCTTTAGAAAAAGTACccaaaaaaatgttagttaTAGGTGGTGGAATTATTGGTCTCGAGTTAGGATCAGTGTGGCATCGTCTAGGCGCTGATGTGACAGTTGTAGAGTATCTTGGATCTATTGGTGCTGGAATGGATGGAGAATCGGC CAAGTCTTTTTTTAGAATACTTCAAAAACAGGggttaaaattcaaattgaatACAAAGGTCATTGATGCCTCCAAAAAGGAAGACAAAGTATATGTAAATGTTGAATCTGCTAAAGGAGGAGATAAAGAAACT ttggAAGCCGATGTCGTTCTTGTGTCGATTGGACGACGTCCTTACACAGAAAATCTCGGGTTGGAGAATGTAGGCATAGATGTTGACGAACGGGGTAGAATCAAAATCGATTCTCAATTCCAAACCAACAAACCTCACATTTTTTGTATTGGTGATGTTACATATGGTGCAATGTTAGCACATAAAGCGGAAGAAGAAG gtATTGCTGCTGTCGAAACTATTAAGGTTGGATATGGACATGTAAATTATGATGCTATACCATCTGTAATATATACTCATCCTGAAGTCGCATGGTGCGGTAAGACTGAGGAAGCAGTGAAAGAAACCAAAAAACCATATCGTGTTGGTACCTTTCCATTTGCAGCAAATTCTCGTGCTCGCACTAATGATGACTCGGATGGATTCGTCAAAATTATTTCCGACTCTGAAACTGATCAAGTTCTTGGAGTTCATATCATTGGACCTAACGCTGGAGAAATGATTGGTGAAGCGGTTTTGGCCATGGAATATGGTGCAAGCAGTGAAGACATTGCTAGAACTTGCCACGCTCATCCG ACATTATCTGAGGCTTTAAAGGAAGCGG CAATGGCCACATATGATAAACCaatccatttttaa